A genome region from Candidatus Omnitrophota bacterium includes the following:
- a CDS encoding transcriptional repressor, with protein sequence MVIIFKVKNNRLHSKKRNRILEIIRGSDKHPSADWIYEQMKREYPGVSLGTIYRNLKILEEDGLIYIASTGGELSHYDANPSLHHHITCEICGKIADIEYEIDSRIFNDIKAINGFEITSKRLGFHGICPECQLAKKKR encoded by the coding sequence ATGGTTATCATTTTTAAAGTGAAAAACAATCGACTTCATAGCAAAAAACGAAATCGAATCCTGGAAATTATCCGAGGCAGCGACAAACACCCCTCGGCGGATTGGATTTATGAACAAATGAAAAGAGAGTATCCCGGCGTAAGCCTGGGGACGATTTATCGAAATTTGAAAATTTTGGAGGAAGACGGTTTGATTTATATTGCCTCGACGGGAGGAGAATTAAGTCATTATGACGCCAATCCTTCCTTACACCATCATATAACCTGTGAAATATGCGGAAAAATCGCCGATATCGAATATGAAATTGATTCTCGTATCTTCAACGACATCAAAGCAATAAACGGATTCGAAATCACTTCAAAACGATTAGGTTTTCATGGGATATGCCCAGAATGTCAGTTGGCGAAAAAAAAGAGATAA
- a CDS encoding peroxiredoxin has translation MAIQIGQPAPGFEVEALVGKDFKKIGLSDYKGKWVCLFFYPLDFTFVCPTEIVEFNNRSKDFKSRSCEVIGGSTDSKFSHLGWCKSHPQLADLKIPLLADYNKSIAKDYGILKEDLGAAFRGTFLIDPDGILRFIYITDLSVGRNVDEVLRVLDALQTGELTPCQWKKGDAPLKV, from the coding sequence ATGGCAATCCAAATCGGACAACCGGCCCCAGGTTTTGAGGTGGAAGCGCTGGTAGGAAAAGATTTCAAGAAGATCGGCCTGAGCGATTACAAGGGAAAATGGGTATGTTTATTCTTCTATCCCCTTGATTTCACTTTCGTTTGTCCCACCGAAATCGTTGAATTCAACAACCGCTCCAAAGATTTCAAGTCGAGAAGCTGCGAAGTGATCGGCGGCAGTACGGATAGCAAATTCTCTCATTTGGGTTGGTGTAAATCCCACCCGCAATTGGCCGATCTGAAAATCCCCTTGCTGGCGGATTACAACAAGAGCATTGCCAAGGATTACGGCATCCTCAAAGAAGACCTCGGCGCGGCGTTTCGCGGGACATTCCTTATCGATCCCGACGGCATTCTTCGCTTTATCTATATCACCGATCTTTCCGTTGGCCGCAACGTGGACGAAGTATTGCGCGTTCTCGACGCGCTGCAAACCGGCGAGTTGACGCCATGCCAGTGGAAAAAAGGCGATGCGCCGCTGAAAGTCTAA
- a CDS encoding MerR family transcriptional regulator gives MNTNRSRPKPKPLEEVPHKIYYSISETSEFTGVEPHVLRYWETKFSKLNPKRVGGNQRKYTRSDLELLYEIVHLLYYEGYTLDGAERKLKTGLQAIRAERDSLKETVKEPAPEIHFAEEDIPAATVAAELPKALSLRTIKEELQKILRLLD, from the coding sequence ATGAATACGAATCGCTCTCGTCCTAAACCAAAACCGCTGGAAGAAGTTCCGCATAAGATCTATTATTCTATAAGCGAAACCAGCGAATTTACTGGGGTTGAACCCCATGTTTTGCGCTATTGGGAAACCAAATTCAGCAAGCTGAATCCTAAGCGCGTGGGGGGAAATCAACGCAAATATACACGCAGCGATTTGGAACTGCTCTATGAGATCGTGCATCTTCTTTATTATGAGGGATACACGCTGGACGGCGCCGAAAGAAAACTGAAGACGGGTTTGCAAGCTATCCGCGCTGAAAGAGACTCCCTGAAAGAAACAGTTAAAGAACCCGCGCCTGAAATACATTTCGCCGAAGAAGACATACCCGCCGCGACAGTAGCAGCGGAACTCCCTAAAGCATTATCTCTGCGAACCATAAAAGAAGAACTTCAAAAAATCCTTCGTTTGTTGGATTGA